A window of the Brumimicrobium sp. genome harbors these coding sequences:
- the folE gene encoding GTP cyclohydrolase I FolE, with protein MLSDDQKIEEIKFHFEKIMETLGLDMTDDSLKDTPERVAKMYVKEHFSGLDPKNKPSISVFENKYNYHQMLVEKDITLYSSCEHHFVPIIGKVHVAYIPDKKVIGLSKINRLVQYYAKRPQVQERLTMQIAEGLKEVLQVKSVAVIIEADHLCVASRGIHDTNSKTVTECYLGDFENDKMQEKFLKHIQ; from the coding sequence ATGCTAAGTGATGATCAAAAAATTGAAGAAATTAAATTTCACTTTGAAAAAATCATGGAGACATTAGGTCTCGACATGACAGATGATAGCTTAAAAGACACTCCTGAAAGAGTTGCTAAAATGTATGTAAAAGAACATTTTAGTGGATTAGATCCTAAAAACAAACCTTCCATTAGCGTATTTGAAAATAAATATAATTATCACCAAATGCTAGTCGAAAAAGACATTACACTTTATTCAAGTTGTGAACATCATTTTGTACCAATTATAGGGAAGGTTCATGTAGCTTATATTCCTGACAAAAAAGTAATAGGTCTTTCCAAAATCAATCGTTTGGTTCAATATTATGCCAAACGACCACAAGTTCAAGAAAGATTAACCATGCAGATCGCAGAAGGATTAAAAGAAGTGTTACAAGTTAAAAGTGTGGCCGTTATTATAGAAGCAGACCATCTTTGTGTTGCCTCAAGAGGGATACACGATACAAATAGCAAAACAGTTACAGAATGTTATCTCGGGGATTTTGAAAATGATAAAATGCAAGAAAAATTTTTAAAGCACATTCAATAA
- the pheT gene encoding phenylalanine--tRNA ligase subunit beta: MKISYNWLKNYVKTNHTPEKLCEILTDTGLEVEGMEEFEMVKGGLKGVVVGQVISCVQHENADRLKVTRVNIGSEELQIVCGAPNVAEGQKVLVATVGTTLFPNPEESFKIKESKIRGVDSYGMICAEDELGLGASHDGIMVLKDTAKIGQPAAEYLKLASDYRIEIGLTPNRSDAMGHLGVARDIVAYNKLNNIDKSILQLPDISKYNVIENGEKIKIKVEAPQDAPQYRGCLIAGITVGPSPEWLKNYLFTIGLTSINNVVDVTNFVLHELGTPLHAFDLSKVGNEIVVRLAKEGEKLVTLDGVERKLNPQDLMITNGKTNLCIAGVFGGKESGVNENTTSIFLEAAYFNPVSIRKTAKRHALNTDASFRFERGVDPNMVEFAMKRAAALITEVAGGKIVYEADPFIGKKILPAEVIFDFDRCNQLIGKEIEREKIMTILLALDFKIVHRNDNILKLEVPTYRVDVTREADVIEEVLRIYGFNNIPLPQKWNVNLSNQDLRSEEKRQNAIADLLASKGYYEMMNNSLTSSEYITQFGGEAFSIENAVTMLNPLSQDLDVLRQSLIFQGIASLVHNINRQNLNVGLFEFGKIYKRFGEQFIENKRLSIFITGEKEPEQWNAQSKDTSFYTLKGVVEAILERLGLGKFVSTKALKKSILEDGIQLYVQKTKIGEIGWMHTKSAKNLGLKQKAYIADLDWDALLNLGNMNTVEYHPLPKAFAVRRDFSLLLNKQVSYSQIEEVAKATCGKILNEVNLFDVYEGDKLPEGKKSYAVSFYFQDSEKTLNDQVVDNFMSKIKGQLENQLQAELRQ; encoded by the coding sequence ATGAAAATTTCTTATAATTGGTTAAAAAATTACGTTAAGACAAATCACACTCCTGAAAAATTATGTGAAATCCTTACAGACACAGGGTTGGAGGTAGAAGGGATGGAAGAGTTTGAAATGGTAAAAGGAGGCTTAAAAGGGGTTGTTGTAGGACAAGTTATAAGTTGTGTTCAACATGAAAATGCTGATCGATTAAAAGTAACTCGTGTGAACATAGGAAGTGAAGAATTACAAATTGTGTGTGGTGCTCCTAATGTAGCCGAAGGGCAAAAAGTATTGGTTGCTACAGTGGGAACTACTTTATTTCCTAATCCAGAAGAATCATTTAAAATAAAAGAATCAAAAATTCGTGGTGTTGATTCGTATGGAATGATTTGCGCTGAAGATGAGCTAGGATTAGGTGCTAGTCATGACGGCATTATGGTGTTGAAGGATACAGCAAAAATTGGTCAGCCAGCTGCTGAATATTTGAAATTGGCAAGCGATTATCGTATTGAAATTGGTCTAACACCTAATCGAAGTGATGCTATGGGACACTTGGGTGTGGCGCGAGATATTGTGGCTTATAACAAATTAAATAATATTGATAAATCTATTTTACAATTACCAGATATCAGTAAATATAATGTAATTGAAAATGGAGAAAAAATTAAAATTAAGGTAGAAGCACCACAAGATGCTCCTCAATATAGAGGATGTTTAATTGCTGGAATTACAGTTGGGCCTTCTCCAGAATGGTTAAAAAACTATTTGTTTACAATTGGGTTAACCTCTATTAATAATGTAGTGGATGTTACTAATTTTGTGCTGCATGAATTAGGAACTCCTTTACACGCTTTCGATTTATCCAAAGTTGGGAATGAAATTGTAGTTCGTTTAGCCAAAGAAGGAGAGAAATTGGTTACGCTGGATGGAGTGGAAAGAAAATTAAATCCTCAAGATTTAATGATAACCAATGGAAAAACAAATTTGTGTATTGCTGGAGTATTTGGAGGAAAAGAATCAGGAGTAAATGAAAACACTACATCTATTTTCTTAGAAGCTGCTTATTTTAATCCGGTTAGCATTCGTAAAACAGCCAAAAGACATGCATTGAATACGGATGCTTCGTTTCGTTTTGAGCGCGGTGTAGATCCAAATATGGTAGAATTTGCTATGAAAAGGGCAGCAGCATTAATCACAGAAGTTGCTGGAGGTAAAATAGTGTATGAAGCAGATCCTTTCATAGGAAAAAAAATACTACCTGCTGAGGTGATTTTTGATTTTGATAGATGCAACCAATTGATTGGAAAAGAAATTGAGAGAGAGAAAATCATGACAATCTTATTAGCACTTGATTTTAAGATTGTACATAGAAATGACAATATCCTCAAGCTGGAAGTGCCAACTTATCGTGTAGATGTTACCAGAGAAGCTGACGTAATTGAAGAAGTGTTGAGAATATACGGATTTAATAATATTCCCCTCCCACAAAAATGGAATGTAAACCTTTCCAATCAAGATTTGAGAAGTGAAGAAAAACGTCAAAATGCAATTGCCGACCTATTGGCTTCAAAAGGTTACTATGAAATGATGAATAATTCCTTGACTTCTAGTGAATATATAACTCAATTTGGAGGAGAGGCATTTTCTATAGAGAATGCAGTAACTATGCTAAACCCATTGAGTCAGGACTTAGATGTATTAAGGCAATCTTTGATTTTTCAAGGAATAGCATCTTTGGTACACAATATCAATCGCCAAAATTTGAATGTTGGTCTATTTGAATTTGGTAAAATCTATAAACGATTTGGAGAACAGTTTATAGAAAATAAACGCCTTTCTATTTTTATTACAGGAGAAAAAGAGCCGGAGCAGTGGAATGCTCAATCAAAGGATACATCATTTTATACCTTAAAAGGTGTTGTAGAGGCTATTTTGGAACGCTTAGGCTTAGGGAAATTTGTGAGTACCAAAGCTCTAAAAAAATCGATTCTAGAAGATGGAATTCAGTTGTATGTTCAAAAGACAAAAATCGGAGAAATAGGATGGATGCATACCAAATCAGCTAAGAACTTAGGGTTAAAACAAAAAGCATATATTGCAGATTTAGACTGGGATGCTTTATTGAATTTGGGAAACATGAATACTGTAGAATATCACCCACTTCCAAAAGCATTTGCAGTGAGAAGAGACTTTTCATTATTGTTGAATAAGCAGGTATCTTATAGTCAAATAGAAGAAGTAGCAAAAGCGACTTGTGGTAAGATATTAAATGAAGTTAATTTATTTGATGTGTACGAAGGTGATAAGTTACCTGAAGGGAAGAAGTCATACGCCGTAAGTTTCTATTTCCAGGATAGCGAGAAAACCCTGAACGATCAAGTGGTAGATAATTTTATGAGTAAAATCAAAGGACAATTAGAAAATCAATTACAAGCAGAATTAAGACAGTAG
- the pepT gene encoding peptidase T: protein MMEYKHTVAERFMRYVQVYTTSDPNATSFPSSERQKDLGRILLQELKDLGVQDAEMDQWGYVFGTVKGNTTNQVPVICFCAHMDTAPDVSGENVKPILHRKYDGKPITLPDDTTQVITVDQHPYLKEKIGDDLITASGLTLLGADDKAGVAIIMDFVQYLMGNPGIKHGDIRILFTPDEEVGRGVEQLDMKKLNADYGYTMDGGVLGSIEDESFSADAVKITVHGVSAHPGYAKGILVNALKVGGEILASLPKDSWSPETTEDRQGFVHPTSFNGIQEKATISFIIRDHITAKLTEYENRLKGIAEEIIAKHPGAKMDFEIIEQYRNMKEVISTVPFVTDYAIQAMKNAGIEPRPVIIRGGTDGSRLSFMGLPCPNLFTGEMGIHSRHEYVSVQDMEKAVATMNELVQIWEQHK, encoded by the coding sequence ATGATGGAATATAAACATACAGTAGCAGAAAGATTTATGAGATATGTTCAGGTATATACTACATCTGACCCAAATGCAACCTCCTTTCCTTCTTCAGAACGTCAAAAAGATTTAGGAAGAATCTTGTTACAAGAATTGAAAGATTTAGGTGTACAGGATGCGGAAATGGATCAGTGGGGATATGTATTTGGTACAGTAAAAGGAAATACAACAAATCAAGTTCCTGTAATTTGTTTCTGTGCTCACATGGATACTGCGCCCGATGTTTCTGGAGAAAACGTAAAACCTATTTTACATAGAAAATATGACGGTAAACCAATTACCTTACCGGATGATACAACACAAGTTATTACAGTTGACCAACACCCTTATTTAAAGGAAAAGATTGGAGACGATTTAATAACTGCGAGTGGTTTGACTCTTTTAGGAGCCGACGATAAAGCAGGTGTTGCCATTATCATGGATTTTGTTCAATACCTGATGGGAAACCCTGGAATTAAACATGGAGATATCCGTATTCTTTTTACTCCAGATGAAGAAGTGGGTAGAGGAGTGGAGCAATTGGATATGAAAAAACTGAATGCAGATTATGGTTATACCATGGATGGGGGTGTATTAGGATCTATTGAAGATGAGAGTTTTTCAGCTGATGCTGTTAAAATTACTGTGCATGGGGTGAGTGCTCATCCAGGCTATGCAAAAGGAATTTTAGTTAATGCATTAAAAGTAGGAGGAGAAATTTTGGCTTCTTTGCCAAAAGATAGTTGGTCACCTGAAACTACAGAAGATAGACAAGGTTTTGTACATCCTACTTCATTTAATGGTATTCAAGAAAAGGCTACAATTAGCTTTATTATTCGAGATCATATTACAGCTAAATTAACTGAATATGAGAATCGTTTGAAAGGAATAGCTGAAGAAATAATTGCTAAGCATCCAGGAGCTAAAATGGATTTTGAAATAATTGAGCAATACAGAAATATGAAAGAAGTAATTAGTACCGTTCCATTCGTTACTGATTATGCTATCCAAGCAATGAAGAATGCAGGGATTGAGCCAAGACCTGTAATTATTCGTGGAGGAACAGATGGATCTCGTTTATCGTTTATGGGACTTCCTTGCCCAAATTTATTTACAGGTGAAATGGGTATTCACTCTCGCCATGAATATGTAAGTGTTCAAGATATGGAAAAAGCTGTTGCAACCATGAATGAATTAGTTCAAATATGGGAGCAACATAAGTAA
- a CDS encoding PKD domain-containing protein: protein MKRTTLFFSMICFTIGISYSQSTQGSTTGDVETVYVNSYSVDQLEDFIIEYYDYNKILTDLGVTTRYQNKKEIAFRRFVYFQIYDFYARIYSHTAGANSDEIANTYAGFIMDTKQLLQTTVFDVDNENEVSFSLRAGASCQNMDFEDGNLNGWTLRDGKVDGSVDYSFVDNGPGSAGPNFLIVNGGTDPVTGISRLNPNGGAYSCRLGDGTGTGSNAARMYQTFNVDATNTIFKFSYAVVFQDPNHTSNQQPYFTFRVYDEDGNGVDCAEYSVIAAGTITGFQTAPGNVRYKDWTTVLVDLSAYIGQNMTVEFTSGDCSQSGHYGYAYIDAGCTSPEIIASDDDALICPGEYVTLSALGGEDSDMEFLWNTGDTTESIHVSESGTYTVTLIPPIGDPVNCAIVLTKDIEVNLIQTTPSFQADTVCLGEVTHFADNSSVSPSGEDNIIAWAWDFGDGATSTLVDPSHTYANDGTYNVTLTVTTSRGCSNDTSFQVVVNPLPTANFNFTNVCLHDEMMLTDNSSSAAGINSYNWDINGDGVVDYISDTVYHTFSQANSYNVSLQVEDTNGCVNSISHQVIVYDLPIADFSATQVCEDATSVFTNGSTLSSSHGDFIQSSNWDFGNSTTSSQINPTVNYGNEGIYTVKLLVTSSFGCKDSITKQVEVYPLPQVNFSPTEVCLHDPTNFQDLSTISNAHTPNNNVQWNWDFADTHTSNIQNPIHTFDEDGTYNVALTVTSNHGCVNDTILSVIVYPLPTVSFEGVNLEGCAPVCVEISSTSTINSTSSLDKFEWLLSDGRTYSGDSFTDCFENLTGNDINYGLMLRVTSDKGCVNDASVDNYISVYHNPIANFSYRPSKISVVDPVVTFQNTSQYADYYNWDTGYQSGITDINPVVKYPFSAKEYIAILVAYTNQGCTDTARAVIKINDDLIFYVPNTFTPDNDGNNEVFTPIFSSGVDPDTYTLHIFNRWGEVLFESHDVEIGWKGTYSMDSNNVVRDGTYIWKIEFKETMSDRHHSYIGHVNVLR from the coding sequence ATGAAACGCACTACCTTATTTTTTTCGATGATTTGCTTTACAATAGGTATTTCCTATAGCCAATCAACACAGGGTTCGACAACGGGAGATGTTGAAACTGTTTATGTAAATTCTTATTCTGTAGATCAATTAGAAGATTTTATAATCGAATACTATGATTATAATAAAATTTTAACTGATTTAGGTGTTACGACGAGATATCAAAACAAAAAAGAAATTGCTTTTAGACGTTTTGTATATTTTCAAATTTATGATTTTTATGCTCGTATTTATTCTCATACAGCAGGAGCTAATTCAGATGAAATAGCGAATACTTATGCAGGATTTATAATGGATACAAAGCAATTACTACAAACAACAGTTTTTGATGTAGATAATGAAAATGAAGTATCTTTTTCACTAAGAGCCGGAGCCTCATGTCAAAATATGGATTTTGAAGATGGTAATTTAAATGGCTGGACACTTCGAGATGGAAAGGTGGATGGTTCTGTAGATTATAGTTTTGTGGATAATGGACCAGGAAGTGCCGGACCTAATTTCTTAATTGTAAATGGAGGAACAGATCCAGTAACTGGAATTTCTAGATTAAATCCGAATGGAGGCGCTTATTCTTGCCGTTTAGGTGATGGTACTGGTACCGGAAGTAACGCAGCTAGAATGTATCAAACTTTTAATGTGGATGCTACAAATACAATCTTTAAGTTTAGTTATGCAGTAGTTTTCCAAGACCCAAATCATACGAGTAATCAACAACCTTATTTTACTTTTAGAGTGTATGATGAAGATGGAAATGGTGTTGATTGCGCAGAATACTCTGTAATTGCCGCAGGTACTATCACTGGGTTCCAAACGGCACCAGGAAATGTTCGCTATAAAGATTGGACTACAGTTTTGGTTGATTTGTCTGCCTATATTGGTCAAAATATGACTGTAGAATTTACCTCTGGAGATTGTTCTCAGAGTGGTCACTATGGCTATGCTTATATTGATGCGGGATGTACTTCTCCAGAAATTATTGCTTCAGATGATGATGCTCTGATTTGCCCAGGGGAATATGTAACCCTCTCTGCACTTGGTGGCGAAGATTCTGATATGGAATTTTTATGGAATACGGGAGATACAACCGAATCTATTCATGTTTCAGAATCAGGTACGTATACTGTAACTCTGATACCACCAATTGGCGATCCTGTAAATTGTGCTATTGTTTTGACAAAAGATATTGAAGTGAATCTGATTCAGACTACTCCTTCCTTCCAAGCAGATACGGTTTGTTTAGGAGAAGTGACCCATTTTGCGGATAATTCTTCTGTTTCTCCTTCTGGCGAAGATAATATTATTGCATGGGCGTGGGATTTTGGCGATGGAGCAACGTCAACATTAGTTGATCCTAGTCATACTTATGCAAATGATGGAACGTACAATGTAACTCTGACTGTTACTACATCTCGTGGATGTTCGAATGATACGAGTTTTCAGGTAGTTGTAAATCCACTTCCTACAGCCAATTTTAATTTTACAAATGTGTGTTTACATGATGAAATGATGTTGACCGACAACTCTAGCTCTGCTGCTGGTATTAATAGTTATAATTGGGACATTAATGGAGATGGAGTAGTAGATTATATTTCAGATACAGTTTATCATACATTTTCTCAAGCAAATTCATACAATGTAAGTTTGCAAGTAGAAGACACAAATGGTTGTGTAAATTCTATATCTCATCAGGTGATTGTATATGATTTACCAATAGCTGATTTTAGCGCCACCCAAGTGTGTGAAGATGCTACTAGTGTATTTACAAATGGTTCAACTTTGAGCTCTTCACATGGTGACTTTATTCAATCATCTAATTGGGATTTTGGAAATAGCACCACTTCTTCTCAAATTAATCCAACAGTGAATTATGGCAATGAAGGAATATATACAGTTAAATTACTGGTGACTTCAAGTTTTGGCTGTAAGGATTCTATTACTAAGCAAGTAGAGGTATATCCTTTGCCTCAAGTAAATTTTTCCCCAACTGAAGTATGTTTGCATGATCCAACTAATTTCCAAGACTTATCTACAATAAGCAATGCACATACTCCAAACAACAATGTTCAATGGAATTGGGATTTTGCAGATACCCACACTTCAAACATTCAAAATCCAATACATACTTTTGATGAGGATGGAACGTATAACGTAGCGTTAACTGTAACTAGCAATCATGGATGTGTGAATGACACTATACTCTCAGTGATTGTTTATCCCTTACCTACTGTTAGTTTTGAAGGTGTGAATCTAGAAGGATGTGCTCCTGTTTGTGTAGAGATTAGTTCAACTTCAACAATTAATTCAACCTCATCTTTAGATAAATTTGAATGGTTACTATCAGATGGAAGAACTTATTCAGGTGATTCATTTACGGATTGTTTTGAAAATCTTACTGGAAATGATATCAATTATGGATTAATGCTGAGAGTGACTTCTGATAAGGGATGTGTAAACGACGCGAGTGTAGATAATTATATCTCAGTATATCATAATCCAATTGCTAATTTTTCCTACAGACCAAGTAAAATTAGTGTAGTTGATCCTGTGGTGACTTTCCAAAATACTTCTCAATATGCAGATTATTATAATTGGGATACAGGTTATCAATCTGGAATTACAGATATAAACCCAGTTGTGAAATATCCATTTTCTGCTAAAGAATATATTGCAATACTAGTGGCTTATACAAATCAAGGATGTACAGATACCGCTCGTGCTGTAATCAAAATTAATGATGATTTAATTTTCTATGTTCCGAATACATTTACTCCGGATAATGATGGAAATAATGAGGTTTTTACACCTATTTTTTCAAGCGGAGTCGATCCAGACACATATACATTACATATCTTTAATAGATGGGGAGAAGTATTATTTGAATCCCATGATGTAGAAATAGGATGGAAGGGAACTTATAGTATGGATTCTAACAACGTAGTGCGTGATGGAACGTATATCTGGAAAATAGAATTTAAAGAAACTATGTCAGACCGACACCATTCATACATTGGTCATGTGAATGTGTTGAGGTAA
- a CDS encoding HmuY family protein, with product MRKYILFILSFLFLNSCLKKEFPIPKKEHNTGNEVAITLGNNYKKQVFFNLVENKIIASNNKEIWDIGFETGNTGWHVISNVAKNMFVYYTDKTNLSDLTSKYGYTSNPQYDKPSGDMDSTGIGDWTDGFVRLIDMGYTAEGQALGWYKLKIISVTPTAYYFEYAKLQETNVTQDSILKDDAYNFMFYSMIDKGKVDVEPKKATWDLVFTQYIQHLTEPAIMDYLLTGCLLNRYQTKAILVTNIKYEDIDLMYAQTLSLANDMNAIGYDWKDVGLTQVMEGGTANYTVFPNKAYVIQDQHGNYFKLKFLDFYSKTGEKGTPTFTFEELN from the coding sequence ATGAGAAAATATATACTCTTTATACTATCATTCCTATTTTTAAACTCATGTCTTAAAAAAGAATTTCCAATTCCAAAAAAAGAACACAATACAGGAAATGAAGTAGCTATTACTTTAGGCAATAATTATAAGAAGCAAGTTTTTTTCAATCTTGTAGAAAACAAAATCATAGCTAGTAATAACAAAGAAATTTGGGATATTGGCTTTGAAACTGGAAATACAGGATGGCATGTGATATCAAATGTCGCTAAAAATATGTTTGTATATTATACAGACAAAACAAATTTATCTGATTTAACTAGTAAATATGGATATACCTCTAATCCACAATATGACAAACCCTCAGGAGATATGGATTCTACTGGTATAGGTGATTGGACGGATGGTTTTGTACGATTAATAGACATGGGATATACTGCTGAAGGGCAAGCATTAGGTTGGTATAAACTAAAAATCATAAGCGTTACGCCAACAGCCTATTATTTCGAATATGCGAAATTACAAGAAACCAATGTAACTCAAGATTCAATTCTAAAGGATGATGCATATAACTTTATGTTTTACAGCATGATAGATAAAGGAAAAGTTGATGTAGAACCTAAAAAAGCAACTTGGGATTTAGTATTTACACAATATATTCAACATTTGACAGAGCCTGCGATTATGGACTATTTGTTAACTGGTTGCCTGCTAAATAGATATCAAACTAAGGCCATTTTAGTTACAAATATAAAATATGAAGATATTGACCTTATGTATGCTCAAACATTATCCCTAGCCAACGATATGAATGCCATTGGTTATGATTGGAAAGATGTAGGATTAACACAAGTTATGGAAGGAGGAACAGCCAACTATACGGTATTTCCAAATAAAGCTTATGTAATACAAGATCAGCACGGAAATTATTTCAAACTCAAATTTCTTGATTTTTACTCAAAAACAGGAGAGAAAGGTACACCTACTTTTACCTTTGAGGAATTGAACTAA
- a CDS encoding TonB-dependent receptor, whose amino-acid sequence MKKYAYIIALFFLISHSVLLGQTITVISSNDKHPLPHARIEIAIQNKVYNFLSDIQGNIEIGSAYQNLYCKLTISYPDFNTITIPNIRITKDTTFTLSPTINEYEEVVVTAQYKAQLIENAVHNIAVIDRKQIESMAAQNVIEAINNQLNIHISEDNILGANIQLQGIGGENVKILIDGIPVTGRQNGNIDLAQIPIENIERIEIVEGPLSVNYGTDALAGTINIITKQNQKNTWEITSNNYSESSGKLNNSLSIGGKFKNHQIILNGGRHFFDGWDPSHKIFDYRNPIADSSRVLLWKPKTQLFGGLNYQFRGTHASLVFNGQYLDEKIINRGYPRPPYFETAFDDYYQTQRINQSLDYQYYFKHNHTLSLTAGYSGYFRKKNTKIRDLTTIDDVITSNPDDQDTSTYHSIMLRGRYIQAKDDKKFNYEVGFEILQEYAFGKKILHKHKNIGDYALYTSAEYSPLPSLTFRPGIRYSYNTQYKAPLTPSMNIKWTFFNKDKHDLALRFSYARGFRAPSIKELFYTFVDANHNIIGNKDLKAESSDNFNLSFHENQRIADVVIKNKLSVFYNIIYNQIALAQKSVNEYSYFNINRFTTTGFQFESSILYKGLSAGLGFGYIGRYHKIVSDKTFLNNQFLFSPSINSQIQYNWEKIGLQFALFYRYIGELPQIFGDENGNYTLSIIKDYHLADFKISKYIWNKRLTISVGVKNIFNVINVSGSEGSAISAHSSGGSGQTTIGMGRTYNLGIILKLYSK is encoded by the coding sequence GTGAAAAAGTACGCATACATAATTGCTTTATTTTTTTTAATTAGTCATTCTGTACTGTTAGGTCAAACTATTACCGTTATTTCTTCTAACGATAAACATCCCCTACCTCATGCACGAATTGAAATAGCCATCCAAAATAAAGTATATAATTTTTTGAGTGACATTCAAGGAAATATTGAGATAGGCTCGGCTTACCAAAATCTTTATTGTAAACTCACTATCAGTTACCCAGATTTCAACACGATAACAATCCCAAATATTCGCATTACAAAAGATACTACATTTACTCTCTCTCCTACTATAAACGAATATGAAGAGGTTGTTGTAACTGCTCAATATAAAGCACAACTTATCGAAAATGCAGTACATAATATTGCTGTAATAGATCGAAAACAGATTGAATCAATGGCTGCACAAAATGTTATAGAAGCAATAAACAACCAACTAAATATACATATAAGTGAAGACAATATACTTGGTGCCAATATACAACTACAAGGAATCGGAGGTGAAAATGTAAAAATTCTCATAGACGGTATCCCTGTCACTGGGAGGCAAAATGGCAACATAGACCTTGCTCAAATTCCAATTGAAAATATTGAACGTATTGAAATCGTAGAAGGCCCTCTTTCTGTAAACTATGGAACAGATGCTCTAGCTGGAACCATTAATATTATCACCAAACAGAATCAAAAAAACACATGGGAAATTACTAGCAATAACTACTCAGAAAGCAGTGGTAAACTTAATAACTCACTTTCAATTGGTGGAAAATTTAAAAATCATCAAATTATACTAAATGGTGGGCGACATTTTTTTGATGGTTGGGATCCTTCTCATAAAATATTTGATTATAGAAACCCTATTGCTGATAGTTCACGAGTTTTACTATGGAAACCAAAAACACAACTATTTGGAGGTTTAAATTATCAATTTAGAGGAACTCATGCTTCTTTAGTATTTAATGGACAATATCTGGATGAAAAAATTATTAATCGTGGATATCCACGTCCTCCTTACTTCGAAACAGCATTTGATGATTATTACCAAACGCAGCGTATCAATCAAAGTTTAGATTATCAATATTATTTTAAGCATAATCATACATTGTCTTTAACCGCTGGTTATAGTGGCTATTTCCGTAAGAAAAATACAAAAATTCGTGATTTAACTACTATTGATGATGTAATTACGAGCAATCCCGACGATCAAGACACATCAACTTACCACAGTATAATGCTACGCGGAAGATATATCCAAGCCAAAGATGATAAAAAATTCAACTATGAAGTAGGTTTTGAAATACTTCAAGAATATGCCTTCGGTAAAAAAATACTACATAAACATAAAAATATTGGTGATTATGCACTCTATACTTCGGCAGAATACTCCCCTCTCCCTTCTTTAACATTTCGACCTGGAATAAGATATAGCTATAACACTCAATACAAAGCTCCTCTCACTCCTTCTATGAATATTAAATGGACATTCTTTAACAAAGATAAACACGATTTAGCTTTGCGATTCTCCTACGCAAGAGGTTTTAGGGCTCCTTCCATCAAAGAATTATTCTACACCTTTGTTGATGCAAATCACAATATTATTGGTAACAAAGATCTAAAAGCAGAATCATCCGATAATTTCAATCTCTCTTTCCACGAAAATCAACGTATAGCAGATGTTGTCATAAAAAATAAACTATCAGTTTTCTACAACATAATATACAATCAAATTGCACTAGCGCAAAAATCTGTTAACGAATATTCCTATTTCAATATCAATCGTTTTACTACCACTGGCTTCCAATTTGAAAGCTCTATTTTATACAAAGGTTTATCCGCTGGATTAGGGTTCGGTTATATAGGTAGATACCATAAAATTGTTTCTGATAAAACTTTTCTAAACAATCAATTCTTATTCTCACCAAGCATAAATAGTCAAATACAATATAATTGGGAAAAGATCGGACTCCAATTTGCTTTATTTTATCGATATATTGGTGAATTACCACAGATTTTTGGAGATGAGAATGGCAATTACACCTTGTCGATTATTAAGGACTATCACCTTGCTGATTTCAAGATTTCTAAATACATTTGGAATAAACGATTGACTATCAGCGTGGGAGTTAAAAATATATTCAATGTAATAAATGTATCAGGTAGTGAAGGAAGTGCTATCAGCGCCCACTCTTCAGGAGGTAGTGGACAAACAACTATTGGCATGGGAAGAACTTACAATCTTGGTATCATACTTAAACTCTATTCCAAATGA